One segment of Herbaspirillum hiltneri N3 DNA contains the following:
- the rbsK gene encoding ribokinase translates to MIVIIGSINMDLVLRVPRMPLPGETITGGQFRTIPGGKGANQAVACARLSADDVKVAMVACLGDDAFGAELRAALRKDGIDDSHVTTIAGTASGIASILVDDNGQNSIVLASGANAELSPAHIDAARGLIEQARIVVLQLESPLPTVIHAIRLAHALGKTVVLNPAPAQALPTELLGQIDYLVPNEIEAAMLAGMPASGIDNDEQIAAVISKLRAAGSTNVLVTLGDKGVYAALESGSEHVDAQAVKAVDTTAAGDTFIGGFVAALAEGRSEAEAIALGQRAAAISVARVGAQTSIPSRREVAD, encoded by the coding sequence ATGATAGTCATCATCGGCAGCATCAACATGGATCTGGTCTTGCGCGTGCCGCGCATGCCGCTCCCGGGAGAAACCATCACCGGCGGCCAGTTCCGCACCATCCCCGGCGGCAAGGGTGCCAACCAGGCGGTGGCCTGTGCACGCCTGAGCGCAGACGACGTCAAGGTCGCGATGGTGGCCTGCCTGGGCGACGACGCCTTCGGCGCCGAGTTGCGCGCCGCGCTGCGCAAAGACGGCATCGACGACAGCCATGTCACGACGATTGCAGGCACGGCGTCCGGCATCGCCTCCATCCTGGTCGACGACAACGGCCAGAACAGCATCGTGCTGGCTTCCGGTGCCAACGCCGAACTCAGCCCGGCCCACATCGACGCCGCACGCGGCCTGATCGAACAGGCGCGCATCGTCGTGCTGCAACTGGAGTCGCCGCTGCCGACCGTGATCCACGCCATCCGGCTGGCGCATGCGCTGGGCAAGACCGTGGTGCTCAATCCGGCTCCAGCACAAGCCTTGCCGACCGAATTACTGGGACAAATCGATTACCTGGTGCCCAATGAAATCGAAGCTGCGATGCTGGCCGGCATGCCCGCCAGCGGAATTGACAATGACGAACAGATCGCCGCAGTGATCAGCAAGTTGCGTGCGGCCGGCTCGACCAACGTGCTGGTCACGCTGGGAGACAAAGGTGTCTATGCGGCGCTGGAATCCGGCTCCGAACATGTCGACGCGCAAGCGGTCAAGGCGGTCGACACCACCGCCGCCGGCGACACCTTCATCGGCGGTTTTGTCGCCGCGCTGGCGGAAGGCCGCAGCGAAGCCGAGGCCATCGCACTGGGCCAGCGTGCGGCAGCCATCAGCGTGGCACGCGTGGGCGCGCAAACATCCATTCCTTCCCGCCGGGAAGTGGCAGACTGA
- the rbsD gene encoding D-ribose pyranase translates to MKKTPLLNIALSQLIASLGHGDSIVIGDAGLPVPPGVPLIDLALTRGVPGFMDTLQTVLAEMHVEHHVLADELAQRSPQLAQQVGLLGLAGKQTLPHEEFKRRTQQARAVIRTGEFTPYANIILISGVTF, encoded by the coding sequence ATGAAGAAAACACCGCTGCTCAACATCGCGCTGTCGCAACTGATCGCCTCGCTCGGCCACGGCGACAGCATCGTCATCGGCGATGCCGGCCTGCCGGTTCCTCCCGGCGTGCCACTGATCGACCTGGCGCTGACGCGCGGCGTCCCCGGCTTCATGGATACGCTGCAAACCGTGCTGGCCGAAATGCACGTCGAACATCATGTGCTGGCCGACGAACTGGCTCAGCGCAGCCCGCAACTGGCGCAGCAAGTCGGGCTGCTCGGCCTGGCCGGCAAGCAGACCTTGCCGCATGAGGAATTCAAACGCCGCACGCAGCAGGCGCGTGCAGTGATACGCACCGGCGAGTTCACTCCTTACGCCAACATCATCCTGATTTCGGGCGTGACGTTTTAA
- a CDS encoding helix-turn-helix domain-containing protein has protein sequence METRFVGAGKWFRQTQRGAHLRAILTNQGVERRQQAKVIADLLGLEQVSIQQKFSGLRGWTSAQRALLDQKFGKPDSPPPEDITTFHIPDEKKPTQYKTIYKSEPWNAILKLSNIPQRCILDRGHMLESSAEETLIAIKENEGWVVIPGAKAPEGRPAFKVLRMTPLPAPRIAALDDCADIPDGITALFARQGIQVSAFNDVDSLLEVVRVQPFEAYILDWSIDTDVTSEPAIEYIREAQQSNVPITILTGELRTQQTVGSDIARMVERYKVSVVEKPAILDILVKTFYNILFHIPGRN, from the coding sequence GTGGAAACCCGTTTCGTTGGCGCCGGCAAATGGTTTCGCCAGACGCAACGGGGCGCTCACCTCCGCGCCATCCTGACCAACCAAGGTGTAGAACGCCGTCAGCAAGCAAAAGTCATTGCCGATCTTTTGGGGCTGGAGCAGGTCTCCATTCAGCAGAAGTTCTCTGGTTTGCGTGGTTGGACATCTGCCCAACGCGCTCTGCTGGATCAAAAATTTGGCAAGCCTGATTCACCGCCGCCCGAAGACATCACAACTTTCCACATTCCCGACGAAAAAAAGCCAACCCAGTACAAAACTATTTACAAATCTGAGCCGTGGAACGCCATTCTGAAGCTCAGTAATATCCCGCAGCGTTGCATCTTGGACCGCGGACACATGCTGGAAAGTTCGGCAGAGGAAACCTTGATCGCTATCAAGGAAAACGAGGGGTGGGTAGTGATTCCTGGTGCGAAGGCACCTGAAGGAAGACCTGCTTTTAAGGTTCTCCGGATGACCCCTTTACCGGCCCCGCGTATTGCAGCATTGGATGATTGTGCAGATATTCCAGACGGGATTACCGCGTTGTTCGCCAGGCAAGGGATACAAGTTTCTGCCTTCAATGATGTTGACTCGCTGTTGGAAGTCGTACGTGTGCAGCCATTTGAAGCTTATATTCTGGATTGGAGCATCGATACGGATGTGACGTCCGAACCGGCAATTGAATATATTCGGGAGGCTCAACAGTCAAATGTGCCCATCACCATTCTGACCGGCGAGTTGCGAACTCAGCAAACCGTCGGCTCTGATATCGCTCGCATGGTAGAACGCTACAAAGTCTCTGTTGTCGAAAAACCCGCCATCCTGGACATTCTCGTCAAGACCTTTTACAACATTCTCTTTCATATTCCTGGGCGAAACTAG
- a CDS encoding DUF2345 domain-containing protein → MLTAFYTLVGQDGAEVSAPLRLAKPFAGANETGFHFPIIDGTEAAIAFMDGNPNKPYIAHLHHNSRHPDHITTENRWLSRNVIRTQSNNKLRMEDWKGQEHIKLSTEHSGKSQLNLGHLVDSQRKERGQGVELRTDAHAAIRGGKGVFINADAQPGAQGKQLDMQAAQTLLEQALQQTQSLAESANAAQALAADCEQQRALLNDTLLSLKRAGILASAPAGIALTSGSHLQLAAQEHFIATAGGNADISVMKRFTAAAGEAVSLFAQKLGMKLFAAKGKVEIQAQSDDINIISDRNMFITSANGRVTVEAKDELLLKCGGSYIRINASGIEDGTPGASVVKAGSHGRPGPASLPPALPQLPKSVCKECLKEALRARAKTSVPNI, encoded by the coding sequence TTGCTGACGGCGTTCTACACCTTGGTTGGTCAGGATGGCGCGGAGGTGAGCGCCCCGTTGCGTCTGGCGAAACCATTTGCCGGCGCCAACGAAACGGGTTTCCACTTCCCGATCATCGACGGCACGGAAGCGGCGATTGCCTTCATGGACGGTAATCCGAACAAACCCTACATCGCCCACCTGCACCACAACAGCCGTCACCCGGATCACATCACCACCGAGAACCGCTGGCTGAGCCGCAACGTCATCCGCACGCAGAGCAACAACAAGCTGCGCATGGAAGACTGGAAGGGGCAGGAACACATCAAGCTCAGCACCGAGCATTCCGGTAAAAGCCAGCTCAATCTGGGGCATCTGGTGGACAGCCAGCGCAAGGAGCGTGGACAAGGTGTTGAATTGCGCACCGATGCGCACGCGGCGATCCGGGGCGGTAAAGGCGTGTTCATCAATGCAGATGCACAGCCAGGAGCGCAAGGTAAACAGTTGGACATGCAGGCCGCACAAACCTTGCTCGAACAGGCCTTGCAGCAAACGCAATCCCTGGCAGAATCAGCAAACGCGGCGCAGGCCCTCGCGGCCGACTGTGAACAGCAACGTGCGTTGCTCAACGACACGCTCCTCTCTCTCAAAAGAGCAGGCATCCTGGCCAGCGCACCAGCCGGTATTGCGCTGACTTCCGGTTCCCATTTGCAATTGGCGGCGCAAGAGCATTTCATTGCGACTGCCGGCGGCAATGCCGACATCAGCGTCATGAAGCGATTTACGGCGGCAGCTGGTGAAGCAGTCTCGCTGTTTGCGCAAAAACTCGGTATGAAGTTGTTTGCCGCCAAGGGCAAAGTCGAGATCCAGGCGCAAAGCGACGACATCAACATCATCTCCGACCGCAACATGTTCATCACCAGCGCCAACGGGCGTGTCACCGTCGAGGCCAAAGACGAACTGTTGCTCAAATGCGGCGGTTCCTATATCCGCATCAACGCCTCCGGCATCGAAGACGGCACGCCCGGCGCAAGCGTTGTGAAAGCGGGTAGTCATGGACGACCAGGCCCTGCTTCCTTGCCTCCGGCCTTGCCGCAATTGCCTAAGAGTGTGTGTAAGGAGTGCTTGAAAGAAGCCTTGCGAGCCCGTGCGAAGACCTCGGTACCGAATATTTGA
- a CDS encoding DUF4123 domain-containing protein: MFFGVDPHQDNLPELLDAALNAIEQARREQAESPLHTYALIDCAFDDAWGSALLWQQSQAVKTHYVRSLYTASRLEALEECAPFLVIVDHDNRTRMLTNLLARTGGKPMLTFIQSPLDLFALQKHLVRFSQIETPDTLVLPLRFADSVGLPDILEVFDEDQRAALLSGITAWHTIDRRGGMATITGTCHDAGLYATPDYGDIDCIPFSEAQFVALVDSAEADEILAEVVDSTTEMCHDEKISTLFEKIKAALGEMDQRHIKDAEDRRVLTRRSLNARNSNEITAMLDVYQTQGITASMA; the protein is encoded by the coding sequence ATGTTCTTCGGCGTTGACCCTCACCAAGACAATCTGCCAGAGCTGCTGGATGCGGCACTGAACGCAATCGAACAAGCGCGCAGGGAGCAGGCCGAGTCGCCGCTGCATACCTACGCCCTGATTGACTGCGCGTTTGACGATGCCTGGGGCAGTGCGTTGTTGTGGCAACAAAGTCAGGCCGTCAAGACGCATTATGTGCGTTCGCTTTATACCGCGTCTCGGCTTGAAGCGCTGGAAGAATGCGCGCCGTTCTTGGTGATCGTTGACCATGATAACCGTACGCGCATGCTCACCAATCTTCTTGCCAGAACCGGCGGCAAGCCGATGCTTACCTTCATTCAAAGTCCGCTGGATTTGTTCGCCCTGCAAAAACACCTAGTGCGTTTTAGCCAGATCGAGACGCCGGACACGCTGGTATTGCCTCTTCGCTTTGCCGATAGCGTTGGTTTACCGGACATCCTGGAGGTATTCGATGAGGACCAGCGTGCAGCGTTATTGAGTGGCATTACCGCATGGCACACCATTGACCGTCGAGGGGGTATGGCCACGATCACTGGTACCTGCCACGACGCTGGGCTGTACGCGACACCAGACTATGGCGACATTGACTGCATTCCCTTCAGCGAGGCGCAGTTTGTGGCGTTGGTCGATAGTGCTGAGGCGGATGAAATTTTAGCGGAAGTGGTCGATAGCACGACGGAGATGTGTCACGACGAAAAAATATCTACCTTATTTGAAAAAATAAAAGCCGCGCTGGGAGAAATGGATCAACGTCATATTAAAGATGCGGAAGACCGTAGAGTTCTTACCAGACGCAGTTTGAATGCGCGAAATAGTAATGAAATCACAGCCATGCTCGACGTGTATCAAACGCAAGGAATAACGGCCTCTATGGCGTGA
- a CDS encoding DUF3304 domain-containing protein — MVVKKIFLLISVAVLTACNATAPVVAETKKETKPYVYIPRISVSVSCVSHDEAPYISQFYVEEPTRRRMAGGTCGGLIAAGYLLPEKWTPGMKVKVRWKPNGRDFIEKTTNIIRYDEAGTIYVHFLKNDQVRVVSSARYAAQSPKHPIPENVIVPPAEEQ, encoded by the coding sequence ATGGTGGTGAAGAAAATATTTTTACTGATTAGTGTGGCTGTCTTAACTGCCTGCAACGCAACCGCACCCGTCGTAGCGGAGACAAAAAAAGAAACGAAACCGTATGTGTATATACCTAGGATATCTGTGTCTGTTTCATGTGTCTCACATGATGAAGCTCCCTACATCTCTCAGTTCTATGTGGAAGAACCTACGAGAAGACGCATGGCAGGTGGTACTTGCGGTGGGTTAATTGCGGCGGGCTATCTTTTGCCAGAAAAATGGACTCCCGGTATGAAGGTCAAAGTTCGCTGGAAGCCGAATGGTCGCGATTTCATAGAGAAAACAACCAATATCATACGGTATGACGAAGCAGGAACGATCTATGTTCATTTTTTAAAAAATGATCAGGTACGGGTGGTTTCATCTGCAAGATATGCGGCACAGAGTCCAAAACATCCCATACCAGAGAATGTCATCGTTCCCCCAGCGGAGGAGCAATAA
- a CDS encoding DUF3304 domain-containing protein, which translates to MMIRKALLIFSIAALSACNATAPVVAETKKETKPYVYVPEIAVSIECVAHEGSPYISQFYVGELTRRRMAGGSCGGTIAAGYLLPEKWTPGMTVKVRWKPNGRDFIEKTTNIMRYDEAGTIYVHFFKNDQVRVVAAAFDGPGNPGHPISMALTNPPPEDQ; encoded by the coding sequence ATGATGATTAGAAAAGCATTGCTGATATTCAGTATCGCTGCATTAAGCGCTTGTAACGCAACTGCACCCGTCGTAGCGGAGACGAAAAAAGAAACGAAACCTTATGTGTATGTGCCTGAAATTGCGGTATCAATTGAATGTGTAGCGCATGAAGGTTCTCCTTACATATCTCAGTTTTATGTAGGGGAGCTGACTAGGAGGCGCATGGCAGGTGGCAGTTGTGGAGGAACAATTGCAGCAGGTTACCTTTTGCCAGAAAAATGGACTCCGGGCATGACGGTCAAAGTTCGCTGGAAGCCGAATGGTCGCGATTTCATAGAGAAAACAACCAATATCATGCGGTATGACGAAGCAGGAACGATCTATGTTCATTTTTTTAAAAATGATCAGGTACGGGTAGTTGCTGCTGCATTTGATGGGCCGGGAAATCCGGGGCATCCCATTTCCATGGCATTGACAAATCCCCCGCCGGAGGATCAATAG
- a CDS encoding T6SS phospholipase effector Tle1-like catalytic domain-containing protein, producing the protein MSAPIYSAPIKIVADAEKELMATEEEEIALKDLLRAPVVRTPSGNPLPPCQKMVRIGLFFDGTNNNMDRDQPQNGHTNIVRLFEVHKHIEGQDYLKDSSCFRFYIPGVGTRFPENQEWSETKDGKSMGKGGQARILFGILQVYNAVHRAFNENRALYSDDQITAKLKSYTRDVEQNYDKEYPEHVRRQKWFTQLRDELNDKLQAQRDIIIQPRIPMIRVAVFGFSRGAIEARSFCYWLHAALEEKNTLAGMPIQINFLGLFDSVASIGIADSASKTTLLKFADGHFSWAAETLTALPSLVKKTVHYIAAHEQRMNFPITRVKGGNVHEVLYPGVHSDVGGGYCPKEQGRGITVGQMVSQVPLLHMHKIARLAGVPLVTYRQMPSDLQADFALSPELAANWNAYMAAWLRAGTPEEAATDGQKSVEPSANDKSGEDPATNNFGGTYDQHIQKHMSLYYRFRSRWLGRMAHLPACQRATPQEQQDMVSYDDLFKGDMQLLAERAKGGRPRQRDVYGDDIKLYGPGNEQIANQTQLQRADARAHPDTWEALALQVFEEQKGQSSSNGIALLEEQVHDSLAGFYLAGYISTNEKAEKIREWQTKPPSKNDRYHYQAWQNFQQAKEANPKLQDVLDEKAELARQAENARFNGRIGEMEAIQRRIAFTDDEATLLTQDAKGNPIFPVQKDSDAKELRSGVITTQTGTLREGGGYLVPRHVFLP; encoded by the coding sequence ATGAGCGCACCAATCTACTCAGCTCCCATAAAGATCGTTGCTGATGCTGAAAAAGAACTGATGGCAACGGAGGAAGAAGAAATTGCTCTGAAGGATTTACTCAGAGCGCCGGTGGTACGCACACCAAGCGGAAACCCTCTTCCGCCCTGCCAAAAAATGGTCAGAATTGGTCTGTTTTTTGACGGTACCAATAACAACATGGATCGTGATCAACCCCAAAATGGACACACTAATATTGTTAGATTATTTGAGGTTCATAAGCATATTGAAGGACAAGATTATTTGAAGGATTCCAGCTGCTTCCGCTTTTATATCCCCGGTGTTGGCACTCGCTTCCCAGAGAATCAAGAATGGAGCGAAACAAAGGATGGCAAATCCATGGGTAAGGGAGGACAGGCACGAATTCTATTTGGCATATTGCAAGTCTATAACGCTGTACACCGGGCCTTTAATGAAAATCGTGCTCTATATTCGGACGACCAAATCACCGCCAAACTAAAAAGCTACACTCGCGACGTCGAACAGAATTACGACAAAGAATATCCCGAGCACGTGCGCCGCCAAAAATGGTTCACACAGTTGCGAGATGAACTGAACGACAAGCTGCAAGCCCAGCGTGACATCATCATCCAGCCGCGCATTCCCATGATTCGCGTGGCCGTGTTCGGTTTTTCTCGCGGCGCCATTGAGGCGCGCAGCTTCTGCTACTGGCTTCACGCTGCACTGGAGGAGAAGAACACCCTGGCGGGTATGCCGATACAGATCAATTTTCTTGGCCTGTTCGACAGTGTGGCGTCGATTGGTATTGCCGACTCCGCTTCCAAGACCACGCTCTTGAAGTTTGCCGATGGCCACTTCAGCTGGGCGGCGGAGACTTTGACGGCGTTGCCTTCGCTGGTCAAAAAAACCGTGCACTATATTGCCGCGCACGAGCAGCGCATGAACTTCCCCATCACGCGCGTCAAAGGCGGTAATGTGCACGAAGTGCTATACCCCGGCGTGCACTCTGATGTCGGTGGCGGCTATTGCCCCAAGGAGCAGGGACGCGGCATAACCGTGGGCCAGATGGTGTCTCAGGTGCCGCTGCTGCATATGCATAAAATCGCCCGCCTGGCGGGTGTGCCCTTGGTGACTTATCGCCAGATGCCTTCCGATCTGCAAGCCGACTTCGCCTTGAGTCCCGAGTTGGCCGCGAACTGGAATGCCTATATGGCCGCATGGCTGCGTGCTGGTACGCCAGAGGAAGCCGCTACCGACGGTCAGAAGTCTGTCGAGCCATCTGCCAATGACAAGTCCGGGGAAGATCCTGCCACCAACAACTTCGGCGGCACGTACGATCAACACATCCAGAAACACATGTCGCTGTACTACCGTTTTCGCTCCCGCTGGCTGGGCCGCATGGCACACCTGCCCGCCTGTCAGCGCGCCACCCCGCAAGAACAGCAAGACATGGTCAGTTACGACGACTTGTTCAAGGGCGACATGCAACTCCTGGCCGAGCGCGCCAAGGGCGGACGGCCAAGACAGCGCGATGTCTACGGCGACGACATCAAGCTGTATGGGCCAGGCAATGAACAGATCGCCAATCAGACGCAGTTGCAACGGGCGGATGCGCGCGCCCATCCCGACACCTGGGAAGCGCTGGCGCTCCAGGTCTTCGAAGAACAAAAGGGGCAGTCGAGTAGCAACGGCATTGCCTTGCTGGAAGAGCAGGTGCACGATTCTCTGGCCGGGTTCTATCTGGCCGGTTACATCAGCACAAACGAGAAGGCAGAAAAGATACGCGAGTGGCAAACCAAGCCGCCGTCGAAGAATGACCGCTACCACTATCAGGCCTGGCAGAACTTCCAACAGGCCAAAGAAGCCAATCCCAAGCTGCAAGACGTGCTGGACGAGAAGGCTGAGCTGGCTAGGCAGGCAGAGAATGCCCGGTTTAACGGCCGCATTGGTGAGATGGAAGCCATACAGCGCCGAATTGCCTTCACCGACGACGAAGCCACCCTGCTGACGCAGGACGCCAAAGGCAATCCGATCTTCCCGGTGCAAAAGGACAGCGACGCCAAAGAATTGCGCAGCGGCGTCATCACCACGCAAACCGGGACGCTGCGCGAAGGCGGCGGCTATCTGGTGCCGCGTCATGTGTTCTTGCCGTAG
- a CDS encoding PAAR domain-containing protein → MTQENFDATLRYCKGDKTTADGTVKAGNSSDRLGDLGDREQAYEHDPVWCPACKTMGKIICVGPRIPSTGSDGREAALSDDLCVCRCDPRPRLLASQNTSYTEI, encoded by the coding sequence ATGACACAGGAGAATTTCGATGCGACGTTACGATATTGCAAGGGCGATAAAACTACCGCCGACGGTACCGTGAAAGCGGGAAACAGCAGCGACCGTCTTGGCGATCTTGGCGATCGCGAACAAGCCTACGAGCACGATCCGGTCTGGTGTCCTGCCTGTAAGACCATGGGCAAGATTATCTGCGTCGGTCCGCGCATTCCCTCGACCGGCTCCGATGGCCGTGAGGCGGCGTTGAGCGACGACTTATGCGTATGCCGTTGCGACCCCAGGCCGCGTTTGCTTGCTTCACAAAACACCTCCTATACCGAGATATAG